Below is a genomic region from Dioscorea cayenensis subsp. rotundata cultivar TDr96_F1 chromosome 14, TDr96_F1_v2_PseudoChromosome.rev07_lg8_w22 25.fasta, whole genome shotgun sequence.
ATCATAAACTCTTTGCACAATAAAACCTGGAAACTGTGAACGCAGTGGCAGTTGCTTGTGTAGAGGAATAAAATGAACAACACATTTGTGCATAACAGATTCAGCTGGAACATCATCAAAATGAAAACTATAAAAGAGCTCCCTAGTGTCTCGAGTTTGCCAACTCCCGCCCCCTTTTTTCTCTGCTTCCTCAGGGCGGTAAAACCACTGCCCAGTAACCATCATATTGCCATCAATATCTTGAGTAATGTCCtgcaataaaaagataaaaaagaatgaaattcaaGGAAAACAATGGAATCAACAATATCTCAAGAATAGGCTACAATAATATGCAAAACACTGAAAAAACCAGGCATGACAAAGCAACAAGCAGACTTAAAGGGCCTCTTTGGTATAAAGTGGGCACATTGCAAGTTTAGTTTACATGCAAGCCCAAGTGCAAAGCAGTCACTAACggattttttctttcaaaattgcAGATGGAAAGATAGGACTATACCAGAAATTCCTCTTAGTCCAATTCAAAGCAGAAGTAAATAAACGGTAGCCATTacattcaaagaaaaaataacataagttTTGTTGAGAAAGAAACTAGGTTTAAACATGCTGTCATAACCTAGTAATTGAAGATGGAattgaaaacaatgaatccacGAACACTCAGATGAATAACATTTACAATCCTAAACTCAACAGCATTTTATAGAGTATATATGAAGCAGGGTGATCTTTGTCCAAAACTTTAATTAGTGatatatgttaaaattttgGCTAAAATAATGGATGctccattttttcaaaattgCAGGCAGATAAAACAATCTATACCAGAGAAATTCCCACAACCAATTCAGAATCTCACTAAATTTatcttccaaatcaaaagcagaAGTAAATAAGTGGTAACAATTGCCTAGATGGAAAAGTGAAACAAAGTCTTGTTTGGCAAGAAATGAAATTGTAATCGAATATGCATACAGAAAAAATTGAATCCATGAACACTCAAATCAATAGCATAAAATACCATAATCTGAAGTTGTGAATCATTTCTATAGCGCATATATGAAGACGATCAATTTATGCGCAAACCCAACATCAATGATGCACGAAATGGTAAATATTTTAGTCCAAACAATACCAAATCCTAATTTTTCATAGTTGCAGGAAGATAGAACTACCTGAGCCAGATAAATTCCATGAACACTCAACTCAATCACATGAAATGCCACAAATAAGAACCATTTCTATAAAGCATAAATGAAAAGGACTGATTTATGCACAAACTTTACATGAGTGATGCACGAAATGTTATCAATAAAGTCAGAACATTACAAAACCCTAACTTTTCACACTTGCAGGCAGATAGAACTACCTGAGCCAGATAAATTCCtctaaatttaatcaaaagCACTAAATTCATAAATCAATGGCAGCCATTACCTTAATGATAGCAACATAGGGTTTCTGTCCCTTATCCTCAGGAGACAACAGCACCGAATCCTCCTGCAAACCAAAACGATCCAATAAACCTCAATAAACCCTCAAACAAAACAATCACCAAAAGCATAATCCGTTACTGAAAAACTCTCACAAGCTGGAAGACGTTTCCATCGTACTCAAACGATGCGTAGtgattcttcttcttcctccccTTGCCGGAAACCCTCACAGGGTCACCAATCGGCTTGGCATCCTCCTGCAcggcctcctcctcctcttcctcatcCTCCCCATCGCCTCCACCGCCTCTAGCTTTGCTCGGCTGCTTCTCATCGTCCTCATCTTCGTCTCTGAGCGCCCTCGCCCTCCTCTTCCTGCTACGATCGTCGGCGCCATCGGTTTGGCGCTTGGGCTTGTCATCCTCGTCGTCGCTGGAGCTGGCCACCTGCGTGAACCGCCGCTTCCTCATCGCCGCCGGCGAGGCTCCGCCGTCGTCGGGATCCCGGTCGAAAGGTGGAGAAGGGTTTAGGCTTTGGTTGAGAAAATAAATTTGAGGGACTTTTAtagaaattggaaaaaaattttaaaattttttaaaaataattattattaattttaggcAAATAAAGTGTGACTTTtagcatatttttaaaaaataaatcctgatttttttatccccttttttcaaaatatgaaaattcaaatttttttaaaaaatttaaaaatatccctcaattttcaaaaaatttggaaaaaaaatattcttaatgTTAGGAAAATAGAGtgtctttttttccttttttttcccaaagttccaaaaataataataaagtaaaaaaatctcttaaatttaagaaattttgggaaaaaaattaatttcagacaaataaagtttgattttcaggaatttttttgaaaaccgtacacttttttttggaaaaataaatacaaaaatctctcaattttttttttaaaaaatcacataaaatgTAGCACTCAAAccttttttgataaattatttaaataatcatccaacatatttctatttaaataactaaattataaaaaaaattcaattgagTATCCAAATATTAAATTCACGTTTCATTGAATCACTCATACTCACACCATTAATGGAAGGTTGAAGTGGGACAACACCTCACACAATTTGGTCATGCCATATggcataataatatattaatattaggtGATTTTAAGTTGATAATATAATTAAAGGTTTGGTAATATAATTAAGGGCAATTCAGCttcaaatataaattgaaattattaattCTAAAGGGGTAGGTGTGTGAAATTATTTTCTCAAACTCACAATAATAACTCATACAATCACACAACTAAGATAAGGAGGCACTCAAGATAGTTACCCAGTTCGGCAAAGTCTTGCCTACATTTGGGGAGCCAAGCTtagagaaacaatccactagaAGAGGTGATAGAGTAAATATTAAACACTCCCTCACTCACTCAATACAAAGAAACTTTTAAGATTGCCCTATGCCCACCCTCTCCAAAAGGTCTCTCTCGCGTGGCTcgtcctaaatcttcaagcaagaAATCTTATATACGCACCAACGTCCCAATAGATCCTCCTCTTTTAGACTTCTTCGTgacttcctaacttggacaccttctaAAGTTAGATGTTACAACACCCAATTACAACACTACCCACCTTGCTGAACATGATTGAGTTCTAGCCCAGTTGCAATGGAACTTATGACACCTTCAaccctcccggttccttcagttcgcttcgtagcagttgactcgtctcgagctcctcctgcctgcaacTGCTTCTTTCCTCACGTCATTTCAGCAAACCCCTCTCCCGAGGGTTGCATCCACCAAGGCCAGAacaccatctcaccaaagatggctACAAAAAATCTcctgatcttctttccaaactttgtccaagtttggtcttctaCTATGATCTTCAATTGATCCAccaatatattgttactaaatttaatcttctctcatccaagtttagcctttcaatatcttccaagcaagatctccaatcatccatgcttgcaGTGGCGGAGCCAGAAATTACAAGAGAGGGGAAGAGAGAGAGGGGGAGTTgcaaatttaattcaaataacaaaattttataaataaaaaattcaaataatacactaagaaaattattttaaaatacaaaacaaaaatacctTTAATTACTGCGAGGAGCGAGGAGGGAGTTGAATCCTTCGattttgcatgttttgaaaacattgcaaTATTATGTCTTCATCAATTTTAGCAAACATTTCTTGCTCAATATAGCAAACCATCATATTGTTCAACCATTCATAGCATATTTTGTTTCGCAAATCtgttttgatgatattcattgCTGAGAATGCTCTTTCAACTGTTGCTGTTGCCACCGGTAAGATCAATGCCAATTCGATAAGGCGATAAACCAATGGAAAAGTCAAATGTTTATCAAATTGAACCATCTTCACAGCAAGACTTGCAAGATCATGACAATTTGAAAAATCAGAATTTCTTCTCacatcatgaatatatatgcAAAGTTGCTCTTTCAAGATAAGACGATCGGATGTGGAGAAATCATTAGAGTAAATTTGAGCAAGTCGAACAAGCATACCATGATCAAATCTGGAAAAAGAGTTTCTTGGATCAAGACAAGCAATACATCTTAATAACTCTATAGAAGTTTCACTAAATCGGTTATTCATCTCAGtagtaaataaatcaattacGGCAATAAAGATCTCCGCATGATAATGATGGTAATAAGTAACCAATTGCCCTCCACGTCTCGAACGACCTCAAACTGGTATACTATCTTCCATATTAGGCACTGAACTGACATTGCAACACAGAAGCTCCTGACTTCTTCTAAAAATGTACCACATCCATTTTCTCTCAAGTCTTGCATAAGTTCTTTCACATTTACAATCAACCCCATTACATTAACAATGTTTTGATCTTTCTGCTGCAAGGCTTTTGACAAGTTATTAGTTAATCCCAATACTTTGATCATCAGAtgcaagataaatataaattcaaaactctCCATCCTTTGTATCAAACCCGATGCTATGCCTCTTTGTTCTGCAACATTCCCATCATTACACACATTCTCTAACACCTCTAATACCGACTCCCATATAGTAAATAGCCAGATTGAAGTTGTGTAATGTGAGCCCTACCGAGTATCACCAGGTCTTGCAAGATTAGTCTCTTGATGTTTGCTCATTCCTAAAAAGATTTCACCTCTCTCCAATTTCTCCACAATCTTATCATGGTGCTTCTGAAGCAACACATCTCTCCTTTTGCAAGAAGCCTCCACAATTTTCACAATCATAGTGACATAGCTGAAAAAATCACTAATAGCCAAAATGCCTTTAGCAACAAAAACGACAACCAACTACAATTGGTGGGCAAAGCAATGAACATAAAAAGCAaatggattttcattcaaaattaatgtcTTCAACCCATTAAATTGCCCTTTCATATTAGAGGCTCCATCATACCCCTGCTCTCTCAATCtagaaatagataaaccacaacgGGCAAACAATCCATCCAAAGCTCTTTAATGAAGAGGCTGAAGTATTGGCAACATGTTCAACAGTaagaaatctttcaattacTCAGCCTTGCTTGTTCACAAACCTCACAATCACAGCCATTTGCTCTTTTATTGATTTGTCACGAGACTAATCAAGAAGTATAGAGAAATGACTATCTCTAATCTCATCAATAATGGCCTATGTGGTCTCTTCTGCACAAGCCTTCACTAACTCTTTTTGTATTTGTGGAgaagtcatttgattatttccaAGAGGATTTTCATTAATCACATGACCAACATTTTCAACTTCCGCCCCATACCAATTCAGCATCTCTAGAAAGTTACCCCTATTTGTGGAACTAGAAGATTCATCATGTCCACGAAAAGCAAGACCTTGCAATAGAAGAAATCTAACAACACGCAAAACAGCAGTGACACGAGCTCTATATGCAATCTCCATCTCTCTGCTATGATAAGAGAATATGTGCGACACGCTTTGCCTCTGATTTTTGAAATCCTCACAATGTCACCTTGCATTATTATGGTTGCTATTAACTCCACCAACATGCTCAGTGAAAACTTCCATGGCCTTTTTCCAATTGCTAAACCCTGTCTTTGTGAAGGCATCAATCCCAAGTTTATCTCCCATTGACTgcttaaaaagataacaatagaaacaataagCTGCATCTTTCTCCACACTATATTCTAACCAATCAAATTTCTGAAACCACACTTCTTTAAAGCTTCTCAAatcttttcttgttgttttctaGGAAAATTGTGGCCAACTGGTTGACATGGACCCATTAACAAATACTTTCTCCTTACTTGATCTCTTATTCCTGTGTCATATTCCTCAATTGGTTTTCGAAGCCCTGGGCTGGCGATAATATCACTTGGATCAAACTCAACACGGCTTTTCTTTTATGCAACAGTACTTGCATCAGACGTTGAATTCGTTCTTGCTTCAATACTTTTTGGTATAGATTTAAAGAATCTCTCCATAtctatgaaattgatcaaattaaatatctaaatgatatgaactaaatcataaattcataaattgttCAATCAAATATGTGTAACACTAAATTGGACAGTTTCTCCTAATCATATTGAACTAGGTTTACACCTTAactcataatatttaaaataaaattatagtataaatttaaatttggagAACAATAAGTTAGaatccaataaataaaataaaaacataattacaatatatcattataaaataatttttttatccacaTATATAGTTATAACTTATACTagttatataaatgtatataatattttaattttaaattaaaaaaaaatctaatttaataCAATTATGATGAGTGGGATAGTTAAAATTCAATaaggacaaaaaaataattatattttatcattatagttataaattatagttaaataattataaatagtattttaaattaaaaaaattattttgaagaaatatgATAAGTGGCCATATGTtatacatttaaatttattatttaaaataaaaagtataaatttaaattttttgagaaaCAATAAGTtagaattcaataaataaaataagagcataaattttaaaataaatttatttattagtaaatcTTAATATCACTCAAatctataaattaaattaatgatatcaaTTTGCATGACACATCTCTAAATCTAATAATCAATAATAGGATATCAATCCACatattatattaatcaatcttAATTCATAaacatttcaaataattttgtaaaaattatttcataaatgacaaacaaataataataataaggaaacaaataagaagattgaaaaaaaaaaattcacctgCAGGACAAAGAGATcaaaaaagttggagagaaaatAGATGGGGGATTATAACTTGAGTTGCAAGTGTTGGTTTATAATGAAAAATTCAGGATGTCTGTTCCCAGGCTCACAGCTCTTTCAAAACGGATGAAATTGGATGAGAAAGACTCAAAGAATATCACTTTGTAAGTTTGTAACAACACTAACAAAATCTgaatcctctatatatatatatatataaaatatttaataacacaTGGTAACACCACGTGATATGCGCCAACGGATATCTTTACAGCTGCAAAGTAAcacatttcaaatttttattggcCATTTTAAATGTGATTAGACCTTGCTTGTCAATTATCATCGTTAATCCCAATTCTAAAGCATTCCTTGGTGAGCGGCGGCTCCACGTTCTCGCTTTTGGTTGCGCAGCTTGCACTGCTGCAGCCTGCAG
It encodes:
- the LOC120275602 gene encoding uncharacterized protein LOC120275602, producing the protein MGLIVNVKELMQDLRENGCGTFLEEVRSFCVAMSVQCLIWKIVYQFEVVRDVEGNWLLITIIIMRRSLLPFDHGMLVRLAQIYSNDFSTSDRLILKEQLCIYIHDVRRNSDFSNCHDLASLAVKMVQFDKHLTFPLVYRLIELALILPVATATVERAFSAMNIIKTDLRNKICYEWLNNMMVCYIEQEMFAKIDEDIILQCFQNMQNRRIQLPPRSSQ